One genomic window of Chanos chanos chromosome 13, fChaCha1.1, whole genome shotgun sequence includes the following:
- the helz gene encoding putative helicase with zinc finger domain, which produces MEDRRPQKSCEEAIGSLVKKEYENAVAHSTEALLALGHQPPCPGTTALLNRALLYRIAALLQLKNYDQADEDCKRVLAEEPTKGDCSFKAVLQSMVVDGSLQEIYRVLSKALCGEPLNGIMTKDMTRLKMLLSEVEAASVEMTSDFTEENDEDVQEGWRFRPPPRGVTSSEEYTLCKRFLEQGLCRYGAQCTSAHSQEELTEWQRRYASRLIRLKQQQESRHFTENYIEALIEKWINSLTPERVLNDCLEGVTVEHSSDLSVTVTTKKSSHSWKFSLYCKPPRTLHRIALLYDANRPHFSITAVSAGDTSTQVPQEVSEGGCQEWSSGAELVQNGLDHCLYTVVVSFSTEIFGTFRQTVVFDFGSEPILMQRVMVDAASIEDLEHLMQARQQLLNTAKRWDSSCKTIVEFEPNETTELERSLLSRYQIPLSADQLFTQSVLDKTLTRDNYQSRLHDLLYIEEIAQYKEVSKFNIKVNLQLVNSFMLTGISGGAKYAQNGQLFARFKLTETLSEDTLAGRLVMSKVNSVLLLPVPKDRLGQGQPASTKEKVYEALIEEKTKDYIFLRICRDCCDELNLVPDRELQVELQFQLNRLPLCEMHYALDRIKDNGILFPDVSLTPTIPWSPNRQWDEQLDPRLNAKQKEAILAITTPLSIQLPPVLIIGPYGTGKTFTLAQAVKHILKQPDTRVLICTHSNSAADLYIKDYLHPYVEAGNAHARPLRIYFRNRWVKTVHQVVQQYCLISSTSFTFEMPTRQDVENHRVVVVTLSTSQYLCQLDLEPGLFTHILLDEAAQAMECETIMPLALANRSTRIVLAGDHMQLSPFVYSEFARERNLHVSLLDRLYEHYPAEYPCRILLCENYRSHEAIINYTSELFYEGKLMASGKQPPHKDFYPLTFFTARGEDVQEKNSTAYFNNAEVFEIVERVEEMRKKWPVAWGKLDEGSIGVVSPYADQVLRIRIELRKRRMPEVSVERVLNVQGKQFRVLFLSTVRTRHTCKHKQTAIKRKEQLVEDSTEDLDYGFLSNYKLLNTAITRAQSLVAVVGDPIALCSVGRCRKFWETFISICHENHSLHGITFEQIKAQLEALELKKTYVLNPLAPEFIPRALRPQHPQGQSKHQHSPPKAKGQLANHTEHFPPEGFVQPNAAVLMGNPIQAFTPPGGGAPASGKSPSPVQRIDPHTGTSILYVPAVYGGNVVMPMPLPLPWPGYQNRFAMDPRIMSHQAAMAYNLNLRQPSRASPVLYGLGHPSPLSLNQQPAPDKEPPQDNSGNGKIDVNGRMEHSRMLTPERKAQELKDKQGDVDSVQNKSPEPQAGLGFPANRLLRKDNPTQRPLNFHLVPPHPNFPPHHGNSQFPPPQFGLARPPLRVQPQHPGQVHPQHQQMSSNFPPPAGINPSFYSGPPLPARGLQSPGLEALDGGELGVSAGPNAVPEEMKSVVRGLPPHQQPTAQPQQHHQPMRLNSFGEESLDSLLGDTLDGPGSSGLEALAPQPRLSQWGEYSHFLQSGVAFPLAQQLAHLGQPGLRLPQQLLRANWGLGPAAEEEARPPMTRYPGLLREVLPQQQYEQREATEMPPPQSRLLQYRQVQSRSPGELPSPSSNHNTTGPFPGPGPGPGPGPGPGPGPGPGPGPGPGPYPDTSRELPIGGQPFQQPQANYPVQPENAGSLPVKYLLPEAHWPHPGLPQSHILGQGLPFGLQAVAHRQQQGPLTQLQHQQQKQQLQLQASQSSLHSVEEYEPRGPGRPLYQRRISSSSPQPFSDSPQDHPTPTPSYRYPAADLWPSSSNPASLHNIPCNGAGHPVPHRDILVSKAMNAGEEHLKAECIQQPSHPPNTTSLQQHGQFPPLMPSKQTPPDPGGGGSSPGGPQGSSHTKPPTMSYASALRAPPKPRPVPEQVKKNSDPISLLQELSIGSSNSSNGYYSYFK; this is translated from the exons ATGGAGGACAGGAGGCCACAGAAGTCATGTGAAGAAGCCATTGGGTCATTAGTGAAAAAGGAATATGAGAATGCGGTGGCCCACAGTACAGAGGCCCTGTTGGCCTTGGGGCATCAACCCCCTTGCCCAGGCACAACAGCCCTCCTTAACCGGGCCCTGCTCTACAGGATAGCAGCCCTCCTCCAGCTG AAAAACTATGATCAAGCAGATGAGGACTGTAAGCGTG TCCTGGCTGAGGAGCCAACTAAAGGCGACTGCAGTTTCAAGGCTGTTCTGCAGAGCATGGTGGTGGATGGCAGCCTTCAGGAGATCTACAGGGTCCTCTCCAAGGCACTGTGTGGGGAGCCACTG AATGGAATTATGACAAAGGACATGACAAGGTTGAAAATGCTCCTTTCTGAAGTTGAG GCCGCAAGTGTTGAGATGACATCTGACTTCACGGAGGAGAACGACGAGG aTGTTCAAGAGGGCTGGCGGTTTCGTCCTCCTCCTCGAGGAGTCACCAGTAGTGAGGAGTACACATTGTGTAAAAG GTTTCTGGAGCAGGGACTCTGCCGGTACGGGGCTCAGTGCACTTCGGCTCACTCTCAGGAGGAGTTAACGGAGTGGCAGCGCCGCTACGCTTCTAGACTCATCCGCCTCAAGCAGCAACAGGAGAGCAGGCATTTCACCGAAAATTACATTGAAGCTCTCATTGAGAAATGGATCAACTCCCTCACCCCTGAGAGAGTG CTTAACGACTGTTTGGAGGGAGTGACTGTAGAACACAGCTCAGATCTCTCGGTCACCGTCACCACCAAGAAATCATCTCACTCTTGGAAATTCTCCCTCTACTGCAAG CCTCCCCGCACCCTTCACCGAATCGCCCTGCTCTATGACGCCAACCGGCCGCATTTCTCCATCACGGCCGTGTCAGCCGGTGACACCTCAACTCAGGTCCCACAGGAGGTGTCTGAGGGCGGGTGCCAGGAGTGGAGCAGCGGGGCAGAGTTGGTCCAGAATGGCCTGGACCACTGCCTCTACACCGTGGTGGTGTCCTTCAGCACAGAGATCTTTGGCACATTTCGTCAGACGGTCGTCTTTGATTTCGGCTCCGAGCCCATCCTCATGCAGAGGGTTATGGTGGATGCCGCCTCTATCGAGG ATTTGGAACACTTAATGCAGGCCCGACAGCAGCTCCTGAATACTGCCAAGCGCTGGGATTCGTCCTGTAAGACGATTGTGGAATTTGAGCCCAACGAGACAACGGAGCTGGAGCGCAGCCTGCTGAGCCGGTACCAGATCCCCCTGTCGGCCGACCAGCTCTTCACCCAGTCTGTCCTGGACAAAACCTTGACCCGGGATAACTACCAGTCCCGCCTTCATGACCTGCTCTACATCGAAGAGATCGCGCAGTATAAAGAAGTTAGCAA GTTCAACATTAAGGTTAACCTCCAGCTGGTCAACAGCTTCATGTTGACAGGCATCTCTGGGGGTGCCAAGTACGCCCAGAATGGGCAGCTGTTTGCCCGCTTCAAGCTGACGGAGACGCTGTCGGAAGACACGCTGGCAGGACGACTGGTGATGTCCAAGGTTAACTCTGTGCTGCTCCTGCCCGTCCCCAAGGATCGGCTAGGCCAGGGGCAGCCTGCAAGCACCAAGGAGAAAGTGTACGAGGCCCTGATCGAAGAGAAGACCAAGGATTACATCTTCCTACGCATCTGTAGAGACTGCTGTGATGAACTTAACCTGGTGCCGGACAGAGAGTTGCAG GTGGAGCTTCAGTTCCAGCTGAACCGGCTTCCTCTGTGCGAGATGCACTACGCTCTGGACCGCATCAAAGACAACGGCATCCTTTTCCCTGACGTCAGTCTCACCCCCACCATCCCCTGGAGCCCCAACCG GCAGTGGGACGAGCAGTTGGACCCACGTCTGAACGCTAAACAGAAGGAGGCCATTTTGGCCATCAccacccctctctccatccagcTGCCCCCCGTGCTCATCATCGGGCCCTACGGCACAGGCAAAACCTTCACCCTGGCCCAGGCCGTCAAGCACATCCTCAAACAGCCCGACACAAG ggTCCTCATTTGCACCCATTCAAACAGTGCTGCTGACCTGTATATCAAAGACTATCTTCACCCATACGTGGAGGCAGGCAACGCGCACGCCAGACCGCTCAG GATTTACTTCAGGAACCGTTGGGTAAAGACGGTACACCAGGTCGTACAGCAGTACTGCCTCATCTCCAGCACCTCCTTCACTTTCGAGATGCCTACTCGACAGGACGTGGAAAATCATCGGGTCGTCGTGGTAACACTCAGCACCTCTCAGTACCTCTGCCAGCTGGATCTGGAGCCAG GGCTTTTCACGCACATCCTGCTGGATGAGGCTGCCCAAGCCATGGAGTGTGAGACCATCATGCCTCTAGCATTGGCCAATCGAAGCACCAGAATTGTGCTGGCAGGAGACCACATGCAG CTTAGTCCGTTTGTGTACAGTGAGTTTGCACGAGAGAGGAACCTGCACGTCTCTCTGTTGGACCGCCTGTACGAACACTATCCTGCCGAATACCCCTGCCGGATCCTTCTGTGCGAAAACTACCGCTCCCATGAGGCAATCATCAA CTACACGTCGGAGCTGTTCTACGAGGGCAAACTGATGGCCAGCGGGAAGCAGCCCCCCCACAAAGACTTCTACCCCCTGACCTTCTTCACAGCGAGAGGCGAGGACGTCCAGGAGAAGAACAGCACCGCTTACTTCAACAACGCAGAG GTGTTTGAGATCGTGGAGCGGgtggaggagatgaggaagAAGTGGCCGGTGGCCTGGGGGAAGCTGGACGAGGGGAGCATCGGCGTGGTCTCCCCTTACGCCGACCAGGTCTTACGCATCCGAATCGAGCTACGCAAGAGGAGAATGCCCGAAGTCAGCGTAGAGAGAGTACTCAATGTTCAAG GTAAGCAGTTCCGTGTCCTGTTCCTGAGTACGGTTCGCACGCGACACACCTGCAAGCACAAGCAGACTGCCattaagagaaaagaacaattGGTAGAAGACTCCACAGAGGACCTGGACTACGGCTTCTTGTCCAACTACAAATTGCTCAACACCGCCATTACCCGTGCCCAGTCCCTGGTAGCCGTGGTGGGAGACCCCATAGCTCTCTGTTCAGTGGGCCGCTGCAG GAAGTTTTGGGAAACCTTTATCTCCATCTGCCATGAGAATCACAGTCTGCATGGCATCACCTTTGAGCAGATCAAAGCTCAGTTGGAGGCTCTGGAGCTGAAGAAGACCTACGTGCTGAATCCTCTCGCCCCAGAGTTCATCCCGCGCGCCCTACGCCCACAACACCCACAAGGACAAAGCAAACACCAGCATTCCCCTCCCAAG gcGAAAGGACAGCTTGCGAATCACACGGAGCACTTCCCCCCTGAAGGATTCG ttcAGCCCAATGCTGCAGTGCTGATGGGGAACCCTATTCAGGCTTTTACCCCTCCAGGTGGAGGAGCTCCAGCTTCAGGCAAATCCCCCAGTCCTGTCCAGAGGATTGACCCCCACACGGGCACGAGCATCCTCTATGTGCCCGCTGTCTACGGGGGTAACGTGGTGATGCCCATGCCCCTACCA tTACCATGGCCAGGTTATCAGAATCGCTTTGCCATGGACCCACGCATTATGAGTCACCAGGCGGCCATGGCCTATAACCTGAACCTGCGACAGCCCAGTCGGGCCTCTCCCGTACTCTATGGCCTAGGACACCCTTCTCCCCTCAGCCTCAACCAGCAGCCAGCCCCCGACAAAGAGCCGCCGCAGGACAACAGCGGCAACG GGAAAATCGACGTTAATGGCAGAATGGAGCACAGCCGAATGCTGACGCCAGAGAGGAAAGCCCAGGAGCTGAAAGACAAACAG GGAGATGTTGACTCAGTCCAGAATAAGAGCCCAGAGCCTCAGGCTGGGTTGGGTTTCCCTGCCAACCGGCTCCTAAGGAAGGACAATCCTACTCAGAGACCTCTCAACTTCCACCTGGTGCCCCCCCATCCCAACTTCCCtcctcaccatggcaacagtcaATTCCCTCCACCCCAGTTTGGGCTCGCCCGACCTCCCCTACGTGTTCAGCCTCAGCACCCAGGCCAGGTCCACCCTCAACACCAGCAAATGTCCTCCAACTTTCCTCCGCCTGCCGGCATAAACCCCTCTTTCTACAGCGGCCCTCCACTGCCTGCTCGTGGGCTGCAGTCTCCCGGCCTGGAGGCTCTGGATGGCGGGGAGCTGGGAGTGTCTGCTGGGCCTAACGCGGTGCCCGAGGAGATGAAGAGTGTGGTCAGAGGTCTTCCTCCGCATCAACAGCCTACAGCCCAGCCGCAGCAACACCATCAGCCCATGCGCCTCAACAGCTTTGGGGAGGAGAGCCTGGACTCTCTGCTGGGAGACACTCTGG ACGGTCCAGGCTCGTCTGGATTGGAGGCTTTGGCTCCGCAGCCTCGGCTCAGCCAGTGGGGAGAATACAGTCATTTTCTCCAGAGTGGAGTGGCCTTCCCTCTGGCCCAGCAGCTGGCCCACCTCGGGCAGCCCGGGCTCCGGCTCCCTCAACAGCTCCTCAGGGCAAACTGGGGACTAGGACCCGCCGCAGAGGAGGAGGCCAGGCCACCCATGACCAG ATATCCTGGGTTACTGCGTGAGGTGCTTCCTCAGCAGCAGtatgagcagagagaggcaACTGAGATGCCTCCGCCCCAGTCCCGCCTGCTCCAGTATCGTCAGGTCCAATCTCGTAGTCCTGGAGAACTTCCCTCACCCTCCTCCAATCACAACACAACCGGACCCTTCCCTGGTCCTGGCCCCGGCCCCGGCCCCGGCCCCGGCCCCGGCCCCGGCCCCGGCCCCGGCCCCGGCCCCGGTCCCGGTCCGTACCCCGACACCAGCCGAGAGCTGCCCATAGGCGGGCAGCCCTTCCAGCAGCCCCAGGCCAACTATCCAGTGCAGCCCGAGAATGCGGGCTCCCTTCCGGTCAAGTACCTCCTGCCTGAGGCCCACTGGCCTCATCCTGGCCTGCCCCAGAGCCACATACTGGGTCAGGGTCTTCCCTTTGGCCTGCAGGCTGTGGCTCACAGACAGCAGCAGGGCCCACTCACACAGCTGCAGCACCAGCAGCAGAAACAGCAGCTGCAGCTGCAAGCCTCTCAGAGTTCCCTGCACAGTGTAGAAGAG TATGAACCTAGAGGACCAGGCCGGCCTCTCTACCAGAGAAGGATTTCCTCCAGTTCACCCCAGCCCTTTTCAGACAGCCCTCAGGAccatcccacccccaccccctcctacAGATACCCTGCCGCAGACCTGTGGCCCAGCAGCAGCAACCCCGCTTCCCTACACAACATTCCATGCAACGGAGCGGGTCACCCCGTCCCTCACAGGGACATTTTAG TTTCTAAGGCAATGAATGCTGGCGAGGAACACCTGAAGGCCGAGTGCATCCAGCAGCCttcccacccccccaacaccaccTCTCTCCAGCAGCATGGACAGTTCCCACCTCTAATGCCCAGCAAGCAAACTCCACCAGACCCAGGAGGAGGGGGCAGCAGCCCAGGAGGCCCCCAGGGGTCCAGCCACACCAAGCCCCCTACCATGTCGTACGCCAGCGCCCTCCGTGCCCCCCCCAAACCCCGGCCTGTGCCCGAGCAGGTCAAAAAGAACAGCGACCCCATCTCTCTGTTACAGGAACTTAGCATAGGCAGTTCAAACAGCAGCAATGGGTATTATTCGTATTTTAAATAa